TCTGATCTGCGAGGTGTCGGGACAGGAGGTAGGGGTGTGGGTGGATCAGGTGTCGGCGGTGCAGCTGCTGGCAAGGGAGCACATGGATGAGGCGCCCGATCATATTCTCCAGAATCCGGAGGTACTGGATGCCGTCTATAAAGACAACCATCAGTTTATTCACTTGCTGAATTTGGAGAACCTGCTGGATCTGGACGCTTGCGGCATCACCGGTCCCGGATCACATGACCCGGCACTGGAGTGATCTCGCTGAAGCCGGCCATGTGGCGGGACTGGCAGGGGATCGGCCGGGCGCTGGCAGTCATAAGGATATTGCAGAGATCCGCCCTGCCCTCTCCCGGAAGGGCGAAGGTTCTGGTATATGGATACACTTCACGAAGTGTGGTATGGATGGCACTGATTAAGCGGTCATTGCCGCTGCGGCCCATCAGATTCATGATGATCTGGCCGTGTCCGTTCAGCTTGGCGCGGGTTAGGCGGAAGAACTCCAGTGTGGTGAAATGGGGCGGTGTCCCGGCAGCGGTGAAGGCATCAAGCAGGATGTAGTCATGGCCCTGGTCCGGGGCGGCTTCCAGCAGGCTGCGGCCGTCACCGATCAGGATGTTATCCTGCGTGTAGCCAAAGCGGGTTCTGCTGTACTCCACTACCTTCGTGTTCAGCTCAGCCACCGTAAACTGCTTCTCGGCGAAATAACCGGCAATCGTACCAATCCCGTGTCCGATCAGGAAGACATGCTCGAAATAAGGATTACCCGCCTCCATCAGATGGATCATCGCCCGGGGATACTCGAAGATCACCCGGCGCGGATGGTCCAGATCCATTGCGCCCTGAACAGCTTCCCCCGAGAATTGCAGTACCCGGAACCGTCCGGTCTCGCCGTATAGCTCGGTTGTATCGTAGACCTCGATGTCCTGAGAGTCGTGGTTAGTATGGAGTGGTGCGTGCAAGCGGATCAGACTCCTTCTGCAGATGGAATGCGTTACAACCTTCATAGTAACATAAAAGCATAAAGCAGCCGCAGGAAGGGCCTCCCTGCGGCTGCTTGTGCTTCTCAGAGACTGCTTAGGTTTACTTAATGTACCAGACTCTCTAGTTCGGGCTGCAGCTTGTGCCGTAGGGCGTACAGCATGGCGGCACCGACCAGGAAGGCAGCGGCATCGGCAATGACCAGCGACCACACCACTCCATGGAAGCCATTCGTCTGGTTGGCGAAGAAGAGCACAGGAATCAGTGTGACCCCTTGAATAATGGACATTACGAACGCGGCCGTTCCCTGCGCGGTAGCTTGGAAGATCCCCATGAACAAGGTGGTCAGCCCTGAAATGAATAAGGACAAGAAGGTGACATGCAGAATGTAGCTGCCCATTTGAATCATTTGCGGGTCCTGGGTGAACAGACCGATCAGATGGTCGGATATCAGATAGACGATGATGCCGAATACGGCAGCCATGGCGGCCATCGCTTTTACCGTGAATCCGATGGTATGCTTCATGCGCAGCTTATCCGCTGTGAATGAGAAGGCAATGAGCGGCACCACTCCCTCGCACAATCCCATCAGAATAAACTCGGGAAATTGCAGCAATCTTGAGGATATCCCGTAAGCGGCTACAGCCGAATCTCCATATTCGATCAGGAACAGGTTGAAGATCAGCGACATGGCTCCCAGAAAGACACTCATGATAAAGACCGGAACGCCGATTTTGAACACATTGCTGAGAATATCCTTGGTGGCCTTGAACCATTTGAAGGAGATCGTCAGGAATTGGCTTTTGTAGCCCATATGGAAGGCATAGTAGGCACTCGCAACCATGTTGGCAACAACCGTTGCCGACGCTACGCCAATTACACCCCAGTGGAGCACGAAGATGACCAGTGCATCGAGCAGGATATTAACCACCACGCTGAGCATCATCCCGATCATGGACACGATGGCGGCACCCTCGGAGCGGACCATATTCTCCAGCGTAAAGAACAACACGACAAACGGCGCGCCAATCAGCATGACAGTGACATAATCCTTCGTGAATCCATAGGAATCCGGTGTTGCCCCCAGACTGTGAAGGATCGGGCCGATCAGCGGCAGACCCACGGCCATCACGAGGAGGCCAAGCACGAGACTGCTGTAAAAGGCGAAGGAAGACACTTGCTTGACTTCATCATATTTGTGCTCACCAAGCAGCCGTGAGATATATGTGCCGCTGCCTATGCCCACCAGATTGCCCAGCGCCATGATGATGGCGAACAGCGGCAGGGTCAAGGCGAGTGCGGTCAGCATGGCCGTATTGTGGAGAGTGCCCAGGAAATAGGCATTCAGAATCGAATAGATGACGTTCATGGATGTGCCTAACATCATGGGCACGGCGAAATGGGCGACGGCTTTGGTGATGGGTGCTTTTTCAAAATAATAAAGGTTTTCGGTATCCATTAGGGATCACTTCTTTCACTGATTTTTGTTAATCTAACAGCGTTAGATTGAACCTTACAGTGTTAGATGATATCATGAACCTAAGAGGCTGTAAAGCATAAACTTACACTGTTAGATAAAAGGGTGGATAGCGATGAAAAAAGCACAACCTCAAATCTCGGAGGACCGGATTCTGGAGGCTTCATGGGAGCTTCTCAGGGAGGAGGGCATCGAGAAATTCAGTATGCGGCGGCTGGCGGACCGGCTGGGGATTCAGGCTCCCTCGCTGTATTGGTATTTCAAGAGCAAGCAGAACCTGTACCAGCGGCTGGCCAACCACATCTCCAGAGTCATCCTGGAGGAGCACCGCCCGGAGGGCGACTGGAAGGAGCAGCTGACAGAATTTGCGGTAACGGTACGGAGTGTGCTCAGCCGGTATTCCTGCTCTACGCAGCTTATGATGATGACACTGCCCCACGAGCCGGATATTATCCGCTTCAACAACCGGATGCTGCACTGTGTGGAATCCACGCCGCTTGAGGAGGCGCAGAAGGTGCAGGTGGTTACTACACTTGTGAACTTCGTGTTCTTCTTCGTGCTGGATGATTATGAGCATGAGCGCAATGTCTCCATGATGGTTAAGGAACAGCAGGAGCCGCCGGGCGAGGAACTGCTTCGCCTGATGGAGTCGATGAGCGAGAAGGAGGTTGGGTTGTTCCGCAGGATGTTCAAGAACGGACTGTTCGAGCTGCTGGGGACCGATGGGGCCTTTGAATTCGGCCTGAGGCTGATACTGCTTGGGACGGAGCAGGTGATTAAGGAGCATGAAGAGCAGCAGAAGCAGAAGTAAGCGCAGGGGGAAGATAACAAAAATAACAAATGGTAAATCGGTGATTGGGGCTTGATATAGTGGGACATGTGGTTGAGAGGTTTTGATGGGATGATTGTTTTGTTTGTATTGTAGCTGCTTAAAATATTGTTATTGCTAACGTAATTATAACAAAATATAATGAGGGTAGCTAAGCGCCGTAGTGCGCAAAAACAGTATAGGAGGAACTATGAAGCAACTACAAATCGACCTGTCGAACTGGGAATTCAGAGCCTGCGGAGATGAAGAATGGCTTACGGCTGTTGTACCGGGAACGGTGCATACGGATCTGCTGCGCAATGGCGTTATCGATCAGCCCTTCTATGGAACGAATGAGCATGAGCTGCAATGGATTGATAAAAAGGACTGGGAATACAGAACCGGATTTGTATTAGAAGAGGCATGGCAGACGCTGGCGGTAACTGAGCTGGTGTTCGCCGGGCTGGATACGTATGCCGATGTGTATGTAAACGGAGTTCATGCCTTGTCCGCAGACAATATGTTCCTGTCCTGGACCGTGAATGTGAAGGGGCTGCTGCGGGCGGGTGAGAATGAAATCCGCATCGTCTTCCGCTCGGTGGTGACGGAGGATCTGCCGAAGCTGGCGGCGCTGGGCTACGCTCTGCCTGCACCTAATGACCAGTCTGAGTTAGGTGGTCTTCAGGAGCAGCGGATCAGTGTATTTGCCCGCAAAGCACCGTATCACTACGGCTGGGACTGGGGTCCCCGATTCCTGACCAGCGGGATCTGGCGGGAAGCTATGCTGACAGGCCGTAACGTTACGGCGATTGAGGATCTGTACATTCGCCAGCATGCGGTGAATGAGCAGGAGGCCCGGCTGACGGCCGTGATTGAGGCGGACGCGCCGGAAGCATGGAACGGGATGCTGCGCGTGAGCACTGAAGGGCAGGAATGGATGAAGGCGGTTACGCTCGTTCCGGGCAAGCAGATGCTAGAGCTTGAGCTGGTAATTGACCGCCCGCGCCTGTGGTGGTGCAATGGCCTGGGCACACCGGAGCTGTACGATTTCCGTGCAGAGCTGCTGCAAGGAGCGGAGGCTATAGCGGTATCGGAGGTAACGACGGGAATTCGGGAAATCAAGCTGGTGCGTAAGCCGGATGCGCAGGGGGCTTCGTTCCATTTTGAGCTGAACGGGGTGCCGGTCTTCGCCAAGGGTGCCAATCATATCCCGAACGACAGCTTCATTACAGAGGTTACGGAAGAACGTTACCGCCATGAGATTGCCACGGCCGTGGCATCCAATATGAATATGCTGCGGGTGTGGGGCGGCGGCTTCTATGAAGAAGAAGTGTTCTACCGGCTGTGTGATGAATACGGGCTGCTGGTCTGGCAGGATTTCATGTTCGCCTGCAGCATGTACCCGGGCGATGAGGCGTTCCTGAATAATGTCCGCACAGAAGCGGTATATAATGTCCGTAAATTGCGTAACCACCCTTGTATCGCACTCTGGTGCGGGAACAATGAGATTGACTCGGCCTGGTCGCAGTATGAGGAGTACATGGGCTGGGGCTGGAAGGAAGGATATACGGCTGAGATCAGGGAGACCCTCTGGCGGGCTTATGAAGAGATTTTCCACCGGATTCTGCCGGAAGCCGTGGCTGCGAACCATCCGGGTATGGACTACTGGCCTTCCTCACCGCTGCGCGATCTCACTGGTGGTCTGGATCAGCATGCCACGCGGATTATGGGCGACGGGGATATCCACTATTGGGGTGTCTGGCACGCCAAGGAGCCGTTCGAGAACTATAATCTCAAGGTCGGCCGCTTTATGAGCGAATACGGCTTCCAGTCCTTCCCGGAGCTGAAGTCGGTGCTGAGCTATGCAGAGGAAGAGGAGCTGGAGCTGGAATCGAAGGTAATGCTGGCCCATCAGAAGAACGGATCGGGCAATCAGCTGATTAAGGAATATATGGATATGTACCTGCCGCAGCCGAAGGATTTCCGGGGCTTCCTGTACATGAGCCAGATGCTTCAGGCCGAGGCGATCCGCATGGCTATGGAGAGTCACCGCCGTAACAAGCCTTATTGCATGGGCACACTGTACTGGCAGATGAATGACTGCTGGCCGGTAGCCTCCTGGGCGGGCATGGATTATTATGGGCGCTGGAAGGCGCTGCAATATACGGTGCGCCGCAGCTTCCAGGAGGTGCTGCTGTCTGTAGACAGCACAGATGGGGAGAGCGTCAAGGTCTATGGGGTGTCTGACCGGCGGGAGGCATTGGACGCAGAGCTGGTGCTGCGGCTGCATGATATCAGCGGCGCGCTGCTGCGCGAATGGTCACAGCCGGTAACCCTCGCTGCGGATTCGTCGGCTGTGGTCTTCACGCTGCCGCTGGCCGAAGTGTTGGAGGGCCGCGAACCGGCTCAGGTGCTGCTGATAGCTTCCCTGCTGGAGAGCGGGCAGGTGCCGGAGGCAAGGCAGGTGCTGGAGCGCAAGGAGCATTACTTCGCGGCTGCCAAGGATATTCCGCTGAGCCAGCCGGTTATCACAGTGAGCGAGGTACCGGGAAGCGGCGGGCAGAGCTTCACGCTAAGCAGCGATGTACTGGCGCGGGGCGTGCACCTGACGGTGGAAGAAGAGGGGATCTTCTCCGATAATTACTTCGATCTGTTGCCGGGCGAGCCGAAGACGGTCAAGTTCTCGCTTAGAAGCAGTGGCAATGGAGGAGGCGACTTCATCCCGGCAGCGCCGACAGGACTCGTAGTCCGTTCGATGGCGGATTATATCTAATCACGAACTTTCACGCAGATGCAGACACTTCCGCAACCGTGGACTTGCCCGCAACTGTGATTCCGCCGCAGCGTGGAATCACCTTTGGAGCCATGGCTCCCCTCACCCACAGCCGGTTTGCGGACTCAGTCCGCATGGGCATCATAATTCAGTATATGGGCATCATGATTCAGTATAATCAAACAAACAGCGATCCTCCGATGAAGGGGATCGCTGTTTGTTGATTGTAAATGAAAGGATGGCCGTCTTCAGGCTGGTTCGATGAACATCTCACCCAGGATCTGCCGCGTGCGGTAAGACTGCTCGGGAAGTGCAGCGGCGGTGAAGGCCTCCACTTCCTCTGGATTGATATCGTACATGGCTTCAATTTCTCTGGAGAAGAGAAGATGTCCTTCGGCCAGCAGCTCAGGCATAGCCGGGACATCAGCAGGAGCAAGCGGCTCAGGGATAAGCTGCTGCAGTGCATCTACGTAGTTTTGCAGTGTCCGGGAACCGACGAGCTTGAGGCCTTGGTTCTCTTCATTGACCATGACAAGGGTCGGGAAGCCGCGTACGCCAAGCTGGGCTGCCTTTTGGAAATCTGCTTCCAGCAGCTCCTGCGCTGCTTCCAGACCTGCGGCCTCAACGATCTCATCGCCGGGTAATCCCAGACTATCCACAATATCCGCGAGGACCTCGTCTTCCCCGATATTCCGGTTGAAGACGAAGACAGCTTCTCTGGCGCTCCGCAAGTAGGCCAGTTCCTTCCCCGGATGTCTCTGCTGGATAACCTTGAACACTCGGGAGGGCGGATAAGAGGACATGATCGGATTATTCAGCCATAGGGTACCGTCAATAGGCATGCGGTAATGCTCTCCGACTTCCTTCCAATGTCCCGCTACATCGGAGGGCTGCTGTATTCCATTTGCCTTGTCAGCAAAGCCGTTCCACCCGGCTAATAATCCGCCCATCAGAGGCTGTAAATGAAAGTACTTGCCATATTGCTGGATAAACCGGTTCAGGGTAGGCTCGATGGCCCAGCAGTGTGAACAGATCGGATCAGTCGCATAATAGAGAGTAACTTTGGGCTGCTGCTGGGGATTGAAATCTATAATTTGTGTAGCCTCATCGTCGCTGACCCCGCATACACCTGTCTTCAGATCACAGATCATTGGATTTGTATTCATAATAAGGGGTTACCTCCTCCGTTTCTACTTGTAGTATGATTATAATATCTGGCATCAGATTAACAAGTACTATTGTTTTTAATACCTGGTATATAAAATATACTAATGGAGGAATCCCTATGAAATATGAGGTTGACTTAACGCAGATGTGCCCCGCCACCTTTGCTTTTCATGTCATCGGCGGAAAATGGAATCTGCCTATCCTCGCTTTACTGAGCGAAGAGGGGCCGATCCGGTATAACGAACTAAAAAGAAGGCTGAACGGCATCACCGGAACAACCCTGACCCATTGTCTGAAGGATCTCATCGACTACGGGATTATCCACCGTGAGCAATATCATGAGGTGCCTCCGCGCGTCGAATATTCCCTTACCCCCTCCGGGCAGGAATTGGTTCCGTTAATTGAAGAGATTGTAGCCTGGGGAGCGAGTAACATTCATGCCTTAGGCGGACAGAAGGTATAGGATTTTTTTCCCGGCGAATCTAATCCCTCCGGTTGACTTGCGTATGACCCGCCCCTATGATGATAAATAATATGTAACATTAACGCTCGCGTAAAGCTCGCACACAGAGGAGAGAAACAGCATGGCTATGGAGATTGAACGCAAATTCCTGCTGCCGGAATACCCGGAGCGGCTGATTGAAGAAGGACAGCTGAAGGTGCTGACCCGTCACAGTATTGACCAGACGTATCTTGCAATTGAGGACGGGCAGGAGCTGCGGGTGCGGAAGATCACGGATCTGGACACGGGCGAGGTTACTTACACGCATACGTTCAAGGATGGCAAGGGCATCAGCCGCCAGGAGATTGAATATTTCATTTCCGCAGGCTTGTATAACCAGATGATTGAGATGGCGAAGGCTATCCCGCTGGTCAAAACCCGCATTACAGGCGTATGGAACGGCACAACGGTGGAGATTGATCTCTACACCCAGCTGGAGCTTACCGTGCTTGAGGTAGAGTTCGATTCGCTGGAGGAGGCGGAAGGCTTCGTGGCCCCGGAATGGTTCGGCCTGGATGTCAGCACAGAGAAGAAGTACAGCAACAAAACCGTCTGG
This genomic interval from Paenibacillus sp. FSL H8-0332 contains the following:
- a CDS encoding fused MFS/spermidine synthase, whose translation is MKVVTHSICRRSLIRLHAPLHTNHDSQDIEVYDTTELYGETGRFRVLQFSGEAVQGAMDLDHPRRVIFEYPRAMIHLMEAGNPYFEHVFLIGHGIGTIAGYFAEKQFTVAELNTKVVEYSRTRFGYTQDNILIGDGRSLLEAAPDQGHDYILLDAFTAAGTPPHFTTLEFFRLTRAKLNGHGQIIMNLMGRSGNDRLISAIHTTLREVYPYTRTFALPGEGRADLCNILMTASARPIPCQSRHMAGFSEITPVPGHVIRDR
- a CDS encoding MATE family efflux transporter, translating into MDTENLYYFEKAPITKAVAHFAVPMMLGTSMNVIYSILNAYFLGTLHNTAMLTALALTLPLFAIIMALGNLVGIGSGTYISRLLGEHKYDEVKQVSSFAFYSSLVLGLLVMAVGLPLIGPILHSLGATPDSYGFTKDYVTVMLIGAPFVVLFFTLENMVRSEGAAIVSMIGMMLSVVVNILLDALVIFVLHWGVIGVASATVVANMVASAYYAFHMGYKSQFLTISFKWFKATKDILSNVFKIGVPVFIMSVFLGAMSLIFNLFLIEYGDSAVAAYGISSRLLQFPEFILMGLCEGVVPLIAFSFTADKLRMKHTIGFTVKAMAAMAAVFGIIVYLISDHLIGLFTQDPQMIQMGSYILHVTFLSLFISGLTTLFMGIFQATAQGTAAFVMSIIQGVTLIPVLFFANQTNGFHGVVWSLVIADAAAFLVGAAMLYALRHKLQPELESLVH
- a CDS encoding TetR family transcriptional regulator, whose product is MKKAQPQISEDRILEASWELLREEGIEKFSMRRLADRLGIQAPSLYWYFKSKQNLYQRLANHISRVILEEHRPEGDWKEQLTEFAVTVRSVLSRYSCSTQLMMMTLPHEPDIIRFNNRMLHCVESTPLEEAQKVQVVTTLVNFVFFFVLDDYEHERNVSMMVKEQQEPPGEELLRLMESMSEKEVGLFRRMFKNGLFELLGTDGAFEFGLRLILLGTEQVIKEHEEQQKQK
- a CDS encoding glycoside hydrolase family 2 protein, coding for MKQLQIDLSNWEFRACGDEEWLTAVVPGTVHTDLLRNGVIDQPFYGTNEHELQWIDKKDWEYRTGFVLEEAWQTLAVTELVFAGLDTYADVYVNGVHALSADNMFLSWTVNVKGLLRAGENEIRIVFRSVVTEDLPKLAALGYALPAPNDQSELGGLQEQRISVFARKAPYHYGWDWGPRFLTSGIWREAMLTGRNVTAIEDLYIRQHAVNEQEARLTAVIEADAPEAWNGMLRVSTEGQEWMKAVTLVPGKQMLELELVIDRPRLWWCNGLGTPELYDFRAELLQGAEAIAVSEVTTGIREIKLVRKPDAQGASFHFELNGVPVFAKGANHIPNDSFITEVTEERYRHEIATAVASNMNMLRVWGGGFYEEEVFYRLCDEYGLLVWQDFMFACSMYPGDEAFLNNVRTEAVYNVRKLRNHPCIALWCGNNEIDSAWSQYEEYMGWGWKEGYTAEIRETLWRAYEEIFHRILPEAVAANHPGMDYWPSSPLRDLTGGLDQHATRIMGDGDIHYWGVWHAKEPFENYNLKVGRFMSEYGFQSFPELKSVLSYAEEEELELESKVMLAHQKNGSGNQLIKEYMDMYLPQPKDFRGFLYMSQMLQAEAIRMAMESHRRNKPYCMGTLYWQMNDCWPVASWAGMDYYGRWKALQYTVRRSFQEVLLSVDSTDGESVKVYGVSDRREALDAELVLRLHDISGALLREWSQPVTLAADSSAVVFTLPLAEVLEGREPAQVLLIASLLESGQVPEARQVLERKEHYFAAAKDIPLSQPVITVSEVPGSGGQSFTLSSDVLARGVHLTVEEEGIFSDNYFDLLPGEPKTVKFSLRSSGNGGGDFIPAAPTGLVVRSMADYI
- a CDS encoding DsbA family protein — translated: MNTNPMICDLKTGVCGVSDDEATQIIDFNPQQQPKVTLYYATDPICSHCWAIEPTLNRFIQQYGKYFHLQPLMGGLLAGWNGFADKANGIQQPSDVAGHWKEVGEHYRMPIDGTLWLNNPIMSSYPPSRVFKVIQQRHPGKELAYLRSAREAVFVFNRNIGEDEVLADIVDSLGLPGDEIVEAAGLEAAQELLEADFQKAAQLGVRGFPTLVMVNEENQGLKLVGSRTLQNYVDALQQLIPEPLAPADVPAMPELLAEGHLLFSREIEAMYDINPEEVEAFTAAALPEQSYRTRQILGEMFIEPA
- a CDS encoding helix-turn-helix domain-containing protein, giving the protein MKYEVDLTQMCPATFAFHVIGGKWNLPILALLSEEGPIRYNELKRRLNGITGTTLTHCLKDLIDYGIIHREQYHEVPPRVEYSLTPSGQELVPLIEEIVAWGASNIHALGGQKV
- a CDS encoding CYTH domain-containing protein: MAMEIERKFLLPEYPERLIEEGQLKVLTRHSIDQTYLAIEDGQELRVRKITDLDTGEVTYTHTFKDGKGISRQEIEYFISAGLYNQMIEMAKAIPLVKTRITGVWNGTTVEIDLYTQLELTVLEVEFDSLEEAEGFVAPEWFGLDVSTEKKYSNKTVWKELQGK